The SAR202 cluster bacterium genomic interval TAAACACTGCGTCCAGCCCCACCAGCCCGCTCACCCGATGGTCCCGATGCGTATGGCTCGTCGAGCGGAATGGGTCGATGCAGAAGACCACCTCCGGCTTGTGCCGGCGGATCTCCCTCGTCACCTGCCGCATCAACTCCAGCGAGTCCTCCAGATCCCCGTCCCCGTGTCGCAGGAACACTACCTCCTGCACCCCCAGCACCGCCGCCGCCGCCCGCTGCTCCTCCTCCCTAATCTTCGCCAGCCTTGGCGATGTCATGGACTTGTCGCTGGTGCCTTTATCGCCGTTGGTGCAGAGGACAAACACCGCCTTCGTGCCCTGCTTAGTCCACCGGGCCACGGTGCCGCCGGCGCCCCCTTCCCCGTCATCCTCATGGGGAATGACCAGCAATACGCTCTTGGGGATAGACTCCATTCTTGGTAATCCTTTTGATATGTTGAAATCCGCCCTTGATGATACGAAAAGGCGTCATAGGCATCAAGCATAAGCATTCTGACCTTTGCTTTTTGTGACATCTGCCGACGTGTGACCTCATAAACAATGGTTACCGAAAGATTTTTGTTGCCTCAGAATTACGGTTACCTTTCCCCGACCATGATAAGGGACTACCTGGCCTAGCTGCGAGCTTTAGAAGCTTCTCGGTCTCTTG includes:
- a CDS encoding PIG-L family deacetylase — translated: MESIPKSVLLVIPHEDDGEGGAGGTVARWTKQGTKAVFVLCTNGDKGTSDKSMTSPRLAKIREEEQRAAAAVLGVQEVVFLRHGDGDLEDSLELMRQVTREIRRHKPEVVFCIDPFRSTSHTHRDHRVSGLVGLDAVFTYSWSPHYFPEQIKKEGLQPHRVHEMYLWGSERLDTYFDISETVDLKAASLAKHVSQMREPEKLPERIKNRAAELGKERGIPFAEAFRHVHVNPGFKHWAEY